The following are encoded together in the Anaerostipes caccae L1-92 genome:
- the ftsY gene encoding signal recognition particle-docking protein FtsY — MAEKKGFFSRLAAGLTKTRDNIASGFDSIFKGFSSIDDDFYEELEEIMIMSDMGIDTTMSIIENLKKKVKEEKIKEPEECRQVLIDSIKEQMKLGEEAYDFKDKKSVVLVIGVNGVGKTTSVGKMASLLKGEGKKVMMAAADTFRAGAIEQLKEWAGRAGVDIISQAEGADPAAVVYDAVSAAKARNVDVLLCDTAGRLHNKKNLMDELKKINRIVEREYPEAYKETLIVLDGTTGQNALAQAKQFKEATDISGIILTKLDGTAKGGIAIAIQAELGIPVKYIGIGEQVDDLQPFDPDMFVNALFDRGDE; from the coding sequence ATGGCAGAAAAGAAAGGATTCTTCAGCAGACTGGCTGCGGGACTTACAAAGACCAGAGATAATATCGCCTCAGGCTTTGACTCTATTTTTAAAGGGTTTTCCAGCATTGACGATGATTTTTATGAAGAATTGGAAGAGATCATGATCATGAGCGACATGGGAATTGATACGACCATGAGCATCATTGAAAATCTGAAAAAGAAAGTAAAAGAAGAGAAGATCAAAGAGCCGGAAGAGTGCCGGCAGGTTCTCATTGATTCCATTAAGGAGCAGATGAAGCTGGGTGAAGAGGCATATGATTTTAAAGATAAAAAGAGCGTTGTGCTGGTCATCGGCGTCAATGGTGTAGGCAAGACTACATCGGTGGGCAAAATGGCATCCCTGCTGAAAGGCGAGGGGAAGAAGGTCATGATGGCGGCGGCGGATACATTCCGCGCGGGTGCTATTGAACAGCTGAAAGAGTGGGCAGGACGCGCCGGTGTAGATATCATCAGCCAGGCAGAAGGGGCGGACCCGGCAGCCGTTGTATACGATGCGGTTTCCGCTGCGAAAGCCAGGAATGTCGATGTGCTTTTGTGTGACACGGCCGGAAGGCTTCACAATAAAAAGAACCTGATGGATGAACTTAAGAAGATCAACCGCATTGTTGAGCGGGAGTATCCGGAAGCGTATAAGGAGACACTCATCGTACTGGACGGCACGACAGGGCAGAATGCTCTTGCACAGGCAAAACAGTTTAAAGAGGCCACAGACATCTCCGGTATTATTCTGACAAAGCTGGATGGTACAGCAAAGGGAGGCATCGCCATAGCAATCCAGGCAGAACTGGGAATTCCGGTAAAATATATCGGAATCGGTGAACAGGTGGATGACCTTCAGCCGTTTGATCCGGATATGTTTGTAAACGCACTGTTTGATAGAGGAGATGAGTAG
- the smc gene encoding chromosome segregation protein SMC — MYLKSIEVNGFKSFANKMIFKFDSGITGIVGPNGSGKSNVADAVRWVLGEQSAKQLRGAKMEDVIFSGTEMRKPMGSAYVAITMDNSDHSLPIGFEEVTVARRVYRSGESEYLMNGSPCRRKDIVELFFDTGIGKEGYSIIGQGQIDQILSGKPEDRRELFDEAAGIVKYKKNKLETEKSLEAERENLNRVTDILTELERQVGPLKTQSEKAREYLSYRDRLKEYDTSMFLMENGRLSDEIESLDEKIRIAQGEVDDADRRLEQTKAEYEKQDRYLNELKHEIETGTEELSIAKVDKEKQEGQIKVLKEQMNTERMRETHLSSDIRRLTGEKEDKRSQLSELQKEGREIEEAVLKAREDTVERESQVAFLQKDIQDTEKELEKLRRNQQSFANNQMNLSNRLQHVETVREQLDVRIRHLISQAENSGHHRAEQEKRKEQEEFKRLELAEEKKQILKELETEQEFCGRLGNERRSVQEELTLKKEGFHRSQSSYETLRNMAERYEGYGFGIKRVMEQKGRYPGIIGAVADIMKVRKKYELAVETALGGAIQNVVTDTQQTAKEMIEFLKKNRYGRVTFLPLSAVKQRGGFPRPEAVHEKGVIGTCDCLASYEDRFSELFQSLLGRVLVVESIDDGIRIAAKYKHSFRIVTLDGDALNPGGSMSGGAYKNKSNLLGRNREIKELEQKLLKDRDEILRISKVLEEKTEQYGQAEEKISRLKGRIQENTLRENTVVMTMKSIDKQIHEEAEREQEYLDQAQALRREYRSMDGDVTSLSDKKQVLEEANQTEEQKIHSLSRHLEEARRTAEEKAREVSEAHMKAGQLKQRQDFIMSSGERLRLELSKIEEDLEALGRQTGTVDSSIGDIERQIEICREAVHSKSLWIEEEKKNLSHKQKKLSETEEKYKESLKVREELMQRVNGFDKEVLRLTSAREKLEEKQQELLEYMWENYELTYHQAKSAAGEEPRESLTELKKKIAEIKTQIRELGPVNVNAIEDYRDVLERYEFLKKQHEDIVKAEAHLAGLIDELEAAMRNQFREKFKDIQEMFQKVFQELFGGGYARLELTDDDVLESGIRIIAQPPGKKLQNMMQLSGGEKALTAISLLFAIQNLKPSPFCLLDEIEAALDDSNVARFAQYLHKLTKETQFIVITHRRGTMTAADILYGITMQEKGISTLVSVSLIENDLDE; from the coding sequence ATGTATCTGAAAAGCATTGAAGTGAATGGATTTAAATCCTTCGCCAACAAAATGATTTTTAAATTTGACAGCGGCATTACGGGAATCGTTGGTCCCAACGGAAGCGGAAAGAGCAATGTGGCGGATGCGGTCCGGTGGGTGCTCGGAGAACAGAGCGCAAAACAGCTCCGGGGCGCCAAGATGGAAGACGTGATTTTTTCCGGCACGGAGATGAGAAAGCCGATGGGTTCTGCTTACGTTGCCATCACTATGGACAACAGTGATCACAGCCTGCCGATCGGGTTTGAAGAGGTCACAGTGGCCAGGAGAGTCTACCGTTCCGGTGAAAGCGAATATCTGATGAACGGCAGTCCGTGCAGGCGAAAAGATATCGTGGAATTGTTTTTTGATACAGGAATAGGCAAAGAGGGCTATTCTATTATCGGACAGGGACAGATCGACCAGATTTTGAGCGGTAAGCCGGAGGACCGGAGAGAGCTGTTTGATGAGGCTGCCGGCATCGTAAAATATAAAAAGAATAAACTTGAGACAGAAAAATCTCTGGAGGCAGAACGGGAGAATTTAAACCGGGTAACGGATATTCTTACGGAACTGGAACGGCAGGTCGGCCCGCTGAAGACACAGTCTGAGAAGGCAAGGGAATATCTCTCATACAGGGACCGGCTGAAGGAATATGACACATCCATGTTCCTCATGGAAAACGGCCGGCTGTCCGATGAGATTGAGAGTCTGGATGAGAAGATCCGGATCGCCCAGGGAGAAGTGGATGACGCGGACAGGCGCCTGGAACAGACGAAAGCCGAATATGAGAAACAGGACCGGTATTTAAACGAGCTGAAACACGAGATCGAGACCGGGACGGAAGAGCTTTCTATAGCCAAAGTAGACAAAGAGAAACAGGAAGGCCAGATCAAGGTCTTAAAAGAACAGATGAACACGGAGCGGATGAGAGAGACGCATCTGTCGTCTGATATCCGCCGGCTTACCGGAGAAAAAGAGGACAAGCGCTCACAGCTTTCTGAACTTCAAAAAGAGGGCAGGGAGATCGAAGAGGCGGTTTTGAAAGCCCGGGAAGATACTGTGGAAAGAGAAAGCCAAGTCGCATTTCTCCAGAAGGATATTCAGGATACGGAGAAAGAACTTGAGAAGCTTCGCAGAAATCAGCAGAGTTTTGCCAACAATCAGATGAATCTCTCCAACAGGCTGCAGCATGTGGAGACTGTGAGAGAGCAGCTGGATGTGCGGATTCGCCATTTGATCTCGCAGGCAGAAAACTCCGGGCACCACAGGGCAGAGCAGGAGAAGAGAAAAGAACAGGAAGAATTTAAGAGGCTTGAGCTGGCGGAAGAAAAAAAACAGATCCTTAAGGAGTTGGAGACAGAGCAGGAGTTCTGCGGCAGACTGGGAAATGAGAGAAGATCCGTCCAGGAGGAGCTCACCCTGAAAAAGGAAGGCTTTCACAGGAGCCAGTCCAGTTATGAGACGTTAAGGAACATGGCGGAGCGCTATGAGGGATATGGATTCGGCATCAAGAGGGTGATGGAGCAGAAAGGGAGATATCCGGGCATCATCGGTGCCGTAGCAGATATCATGAAAGTCAGGAAAAAATATGAGCTTGCTGTGGAGACTGCCCTCGGAGGAGCCATTCAGAATGTAGTCACCGATACCCAGCAGACAGCAAAAGAAATGATCGAATTTCTGAAAAAAAACCGATATGGCAGGGTGACATTCCTTCCGCTCAGCGCAGTCAAACAGAGGGGCGGATTTCCAAGGCCTGAGGCAGTGCATGAGAAGGGAGTGATCGGCACCTGTGACTGTCTCGCAAGCTATGAAGACAGATTTTCAGAATTGTTCCAGTCACTTCTCGGCCGTGTACTCGTCGTGGAATCCATCGACGACGGGATACGGATCGCAGCAAAATACAAACACTCTTTCCGCATTGTAACGCTTGACGGGGATGCACTGAACCCCGGAGGTTCTATGTCCGGAGGTGCCTATAAGAATAAGAGCAATCTTCTCGGAAGAAACCGTGAAATAAAAGAACTTGAGCAAAAGCTGTTAAAGGACAGAGATGAAATTCTGCGTATCTCCAAAGTGCTTGAAGAAAAGACAGAGCAGTACGGGCAGGCGGAAGAGAAGATCAGCCGTTTAAAAGGCAGGATTCAGGAAAATACACTTCGGGAAAACACCGTGGTGATGACAATGAAATCCATTGACAAACAAATTCACGAGGAAGCAGAGAGGGAGCAGGAATACTTAGATCAGGCCCAAGCCCTGCGCCGGGAATACCGGTCCATGGATGGGGATGTGACATCTTTATCTGACAAAAAACAGGTGCTGGAGGAAGCAAATCAGACGGAAGAACAAAAGATTCACAGTCTTTCCAGACATCTGGAGGAAGCCAGACGCACGGCGGAAGAAAAGGCCAGGGAAGTTTCCGAGGCACATATGAAAGCCGGCCAGCTGAAGCAGCGCCAGGATTTCATCATGAGCAGCGGAGAACGGCTTCGCCTGGAGCTTTCAAAGATCGAAGAGGATCTTGAGGCACTTGGCAGGCAGACCGGTACTGTCGATTCGTCCATCGGAGACATTGAGCGGCAGATAGAAATATGCAGAGAGGCAGTTCATTCAAAGAGTCTCTGGATCGAAGAAGAAAAAAAGAATCTCTCTCATAAGCAGAAGAAGCTTTCAGAGACTGAGGAAAAGTATAAGGAAAGTCTGAAAGTCAGAGAAGAACTTATGCAGAGAGTCAACGGCTTCGACAAAGAAGTGCTGAGGCTTACATCTGCAAGGGAGAAGCTGGAGGAAAAACAGCAGGAACTTTTGGAATACATGTGGGAGAACTATGAACTTACATATCATCAGGCAAAGTCGGCGGCAGGTGAGGAGCCTCGGGAAAGCCTTACAGAATTAAAGAAGAAAATTGCTGAGATCAAGACACAGATCAGGGAACTGGGGCCGGTGAATGTCAACGCAATAGAGGACTACAGGGATGTTTTGGAGAGATATGAATTTTTGAAAAAACAGCACGAAGATATCGTAAAGGCTGAGGCACATCTGGCAGGGCTGATTGATGAACTGGAAGCTGCCATGAGGAATCAGTTCAGAGAGAAGTTTAAAGATATTCAGGAAATGTTCCAGAAGGTGTTCCAGGAACTTTTCGGGGGAGGATATGCAAGGCTCGAACTCACCGACGACGATGTGCTGGAGTCAGGTATCCGGATCATTGCACAGCCGCCGGGGAAAAAACTGCAGAATATGATGCAGCTTTCCGGAGGAGAAAAAGCTCTGACAGCTATTTCCCTTCTGTTTGCGATTCAAAATCTGAAACCTTCGCCGTTTTGTCTGCTGGATGAAATAGAGGCTGCACTGGATGATTCCAATGTAGCAAGATTTGCACAATACCTGCATAAGCTTACAAAAGAAACACAATTTATTGTAATTACCCACAGACGTGGTACAATGACAGCAGCGGATATTTTATATGGGATCACCATGCAGGAGAAAGGTATCTCCACGCTGGTGTCCGTGAGTCTGATCGAAAACGATCTGGACGAATAA
- the glgB gene encoding 1,4-alpha-glucan branching protein GlgB, producing METNISKEDLYLFQTGKAQKAYLMFGCHYLKEADAHEFVVWAPNAKSVSLVGDFNQWNPLSHPMKQTEPGIYSIQVEGLEKGDLYKYYVEGMDGKCRYKSDPFAFYSEMRPDTASVVWDELDGFSWRDKRYLSRRKKKQDVSQPMSVYEMHLGTWKMPKEEEREFYNYREIADMLVPYLQKMGYTHVELMPVTEYPYDLSWGYQVTGYYSVTSRYGTPEDFMYFIDKLHRADIGVILDWVPAHFPRDEHGLALFDGSHIYDHADPRKGSQPDWGTLLFNYGKPEVQSFLISSAVFFAEKYHIDGIRIDAVSAMLYLDFGKKPGEFVPNEDGTNINYEAVDFLKNLNRTMRSNFEGFITVAEESTAFPKVTSAVDDEEGLGFTYKWNMGYMHDSLYYMELDSLFRKENHGAIVFSMDYAYSENYILPYSHDEVVHGKGSMINKMFGEYEQKFGSLKTLYGFMFAHPGKKLLFMGDDFAQFVEWRDKEELDWFLIDEYETHKTMNDYVAKLNELYCSEPALYELDNKPEGFEWLLQRDADHSIVAFIRKSKKRRGKPQEQIVCIFNFTPVEWDKYHIPMPKDGKLTKILDTGEKAYGGSGEVSQKSAKVRKKKIKGKRNAYEHYAVITLKPLSAVMYRYTLEDTPAKKKAEPKKTAAKKPSPKAAGTAKAEAVKTPVKKEVSVVTEPASAAETTLKTAEVQAKKETPKAAGPAAGKKAEKPEAKKEQTTKDIQKPKKKEAEKETKQQTEDSTKKKTAAKSADKKEETK from the coding sequence ATGGAAACAAACATTAGCAAAGAGGACTTATATTTATTTCAGACGGGAAAAGCGCAGAAAGCATATTTAATGTTTGGATGCCATTACTTGAAAGAAGCGGATGCCCACGAGTTTGTGGTATGGGCACCAAATGCCAAGTCTGTCAGTCTGGTCGGAGACTTTAATCAGTGGAATCCGCTTTCACATCCGATGAAGCAGACAGAACCGGGGATTTACTCGATCCAGGTAGAAGGACTGGAAAAAGGGGATTTATATAAATACTACGTGGAAGGCATGGACGGCAAATGCAGATATAAGAGTGATCCATTCGCATTCTATTCAGAGATGAGACCGGATACGGCATCTGTTGTGTGGGATGAGCTGGACGGTTTCTCGTGGAGGGACAAGCGCTATTTAAGCCGCAGAAAGAAAAAACAGGATGTCAGCCAGCCGATGTCTGTTTACGAGATGCACCTGGGCACATGGAAGATGCCGAAAGAGGAAGAGAGGGAGTTTTATAATTACCGTGAGATTGCAGACATGCTTGTTCCGTATCTGCAGAAGATGGGGTATACCCATGTAGAACTGATGCCGGTGACAGAATACCCGTATGATCTTTCCTGGGGGTATCAGGTAACCGGATATTATTCAGTGACTTCCCGCTACGGCACACCGGAAGATTTTATGTATTTTATAGATAAGCTCCACCGGGCAGATATCGGTGTGATCTTAGACTGGGTGCCTGCACATTTTCCGAGGGATGAACACGGACTTGCACTGTTTGACGGGTCCCATATTTATGACCACGCAGATCCGAGAAAAGGAAGCCAGCCGGACTGGGGCACACTGCTGTTTAACTATGGAAAACCGGAAGTGCAGAGTTTCCTGATCTCCAGCGCCGTATTTTTTGCGGAGAAATATCACATCGACGGTATCCGGATCGATGCGGTCAGTGCCATGCTGTATCTGGATTTCGGCAAAAAGCCGGGAGAGTTTGTGCCAAATGAAGACGGCACCAATATCAATTACGAAGCCGTGGATTTCCTGAAAAATTTAAACCGCACGATGCGTTCTAACTTTGAAGGATTTATCACTGTGGCGGAAGAGTCTACCGCTTTTCCGAAAGTCACAAGCGCTGTTGACGATGAAGAAGGACTTGGATTTACATATAAGTGGAACATGGGATACATGCATGATTCCCTCTATTACATGGAACTGGATTCCCTGTTCCGGAAAGAAAACCATGGAGCCATTGTATTCTCTATGGACTATGCGTACAGTGAAAATTATATCCTGCCATACTCACACGATGAAGTTGTGCACGGTAAAGGTTCCATGATCAACAAAATGTTCGGAGAATACGAGCAGAAGTTTGGGTCACTGAAAACACTGTATGGATTTATGTTTGCTCATCCGGGAAAGAAACTGCTGTTCATGGGCGACGACTTTGCGCAGTTTGTAGAGTGGAGAGACAAGGAAGAGTTAGACTGGTTCCTGATCGATGAATATGAGACACATAAAACCATGAACGATTATGTGGCGAAGTTAAACGAACTTTACTGCAGCGAACCGGCTCTGTACGAACTGGACAACAAACCGGAAGGATTTGAATGGCTGCTGCAGAGAGATGCAGATCACAGCATTGTAGCATTCATCAGAAAATCTAAAAAGCGCAGAGGAAAACCTCAGGAGCAGATTGTATGTATCTTTAACTTTACTCCGGTAGAGTGGGATAAGTACCATATCCCGATGCCGAAAGACGGAAAGCTTACAAAGATTCTGGATACCGGGGAGAAGGCTTACGGAGGATCCGGAGAGGTCAGCCAGAAGTCGGCGAAAGTCCGGAAAAAGAAGATCAAAGGAAAGAGAAACGCCTACGAGCATTATGCGGTCATCACCTTAAAACCGCTCAGTGCTGTTATGTATAGATATACGCTGGAGGACACTCCGGCCAAGAAGAAGGCGGAACCAAAGAAGACAGCAGCAAAGAAGCCGTCACCGAAAGCAGCCGGGACTGCAAAAGCTGAAGCTGTAAAGACACCGGTGAAAAAAGAAGTTTCTGTAGTTACAGAACCGGCATCGGCAGCAGAGACAACCCTGAAGACAGCAGAAGTTCAGGCGAAAAAGGAGACTCCAAAAGCCGCCGGACCGGCAGCAGGGAAGAAAGCTGAAAAACCGGAAGCAAAAAAAGAACAGACAACAAAAGATATACAAAAACCTAAAAAGAAGGAGGCCGAAAAAGAAACAAAGCAGCAGACCGAAGATTCTACTAAAAAGAAAACAGCAGCGAAGAGTGCAGATAAAAAAGAAGAAACAAAATAG
- the ilvA gene encoding threonine ammonia-lyase, whose translation MLTLNKFEKAYDKVQEIVLPTKLIKSDYFSEQTGNFVYLKPENMQLTGAYKIRGAYYKISTLNEEEKSKGLITASAGNHAQGVALAAKRQGVKATIVMPTTTPLLKVNRTKDLGAKVVLCGDVYDEACEHALKLAQEKGFTFVHPFDDLAVATGQGTIAMDIFKELPTVDYILVPIGGGGLATGVSTLAKLLNPKIKVIGVEPAGAACMKASLEAGKVVSCEHVNTIADGTAVQTPGKKIFPYIQNNIDDIITVEDEELIPCFLDLLENHKMLAENSGLLTIAALKHLKAEGKKVVPIISGGNMDVITIASLVQHGLIIRDRIFTVSVFLPDKPGELTRVSKVISQAQGNIVKLEHNQFVSINRNSAVELTITMEAFGTEHKNKIIKALQDTGYKPEIRSSKSVF comes from the coding sequence ATGTTAACATTAAACAAATTCGAAAAAGCGTATGACAAAGTACAGGAGATTGTTCTGCCCACAAAACTGATCAAAAGCGATTATTTTTCTGAGCAGACAGGCAACTTCGTTTATTTGAAGCCGGAAAACATGCAGCTGACCGGTGCCTATAAGATCCGGGGGGCATATTACAAGATCAGCACACTGAATGAAGAAGAAAAATCAAAAGGGCTGATCACCGCATCTGCCGGAAACCACGCGCAGGGAGTGGCGCTGGCTGCAAAGAGACAGGGAGTGAAGGCTACCATCGTTATGCCGACCACGACTCCGCTTTTGAAAGTCAACCGCACGAAAGACTTAGGCGCAAAAGTGGTCCTTTGCGGAGATGTCTATGATGAAGCGTGTGAACATGCGCTGAAGCTTGCACAGGAGAAAGGATTTACATTTGTGCATCCTTTTGATGATCTGGCGGTTGCAACGGGGCAGGGCACCATCGCGATGGATATCTTCAAGGAACTGCCCACTGTGGATTATATTTTAGTTCCGATCGGCGGAGGCGGACTGGCTACCGGAGTTTCTACTCTGGCAAAGCTGTTAAATCCAAAGATCAAAGTCATCGGTGTTGAGCCTGCGGGGGCGGCCTGCATGAAGGCTTCACTGGAGGCCGGAAAAGTTGTATCCTGCGAACATGTAAATACCATCGCTGACGGTACGGCTGTTCAGACCCCGGGGAAAAAGATCTTTCCTTACATACAAAATAACATCGACGACATTATTACGGTAGAAGATGAAGAACTGATTCCGTGCTTTCTGGATCTTTTGGAAAACCATAAGATGCTTGCAGAGAACTCAGGCCTTCTGACCATTGCGGCGCTGAAGCATCTGAAAGCAGAAGGAAAGAAAGTGGTTCCGATCATCAGCGGCGGGAATATGGATGTTATCACAATTGCATCTTTAGTACAGCACGGTCTGATCATCAGGGACAGGATTTTTACGGTTTCCGTATTTCTTCCGGACAAGCCGGGAGAGCTCACAAGAGTTTCAAAAGTCATTTCTCAGGCTCAGGGCAACATTGTAAAATTGGAACACAACCAGTTTGTAAGTATTAATAGAAACAGTGCAGTGGAGCTTACGATCACGATGGAAGCTTTCGGCACGGAGCACAAGAACAAAATCATAAAAGCGCTTCAGGACACCGGTTACAAACCGGAGATCAGAAGCTCAAAAAGTGTATTTTAG